A window of the Odocoileus virginianus isolate 20LAN1187 ecotype Illinois chromosome 20, Ovbor_1.2, whole genome shotgun sequence genome harbors these coding sequences:
- the LOC139029791 gene encoding leukocyte immunoglobulin-like receptor subfamily A member 6 isoform X1 — protein MRVSATTLTFTTLLCLSELRGREGVGTPSSHIWSLRAPGCRRLGGDRFSWGRGECPQPESVPSPQGAEQTWSIQDMWWSWVLTGNSLPGLCWGPGNQGQPEVLPKPSIRADPGTMVAQGSPVTIWCQGSLMADVYRLYKERGSVYWEAKAPQGSRNKARFHFEYTSSSDAGQYQCAYRSRNRWSERSGRLPLVVTGVYRAPSLSAQPSPVVAAGGSVTLTCSSQCAAGTLHLLKEGGADLPRYQTSRNYGNQGREEAVFPVGPVTSSHGGTYRCYDAPSNLPYLWSRPSDPLHLQVTGLSRAPSLSAQPGSLVLPGDNLTLRCGSEAGFGSFALTKDERLSPPLRLEGQQDPNFPLGRVSCAHGGRYRCYSGQNLSHAWSAPSAPLDILISSEESLSRPRSRMSAQGTGPGLALVVTGPGRGSWSRGRGGAGA, from the exons ATGAGAGTCAGCGCCACGACCCTGACCTTCACCACCCTTCTCTGCCTCAGTGAGCTTcggggaagggagggggtggggacccCCTCCTCCCACATCTGGTCCCTGAGAGCCCCAGGATGCAGGAGGCTCGGTGGGGACAGATTTTCTTGGGGGAGAGGGGAATGTCCTCAGCCCGAATCTGTCCCCAGCCCTCAGGGCGCAGAGCAGACCTGGAGCATCCAGGACATGTGGTGGAGCTGGGTGCTCACAGGGAACTCTCTTCCAGGGCTGTGCTGGGGCCCGGGGAACCAGGGACAGCCAG AGGTCCTCCCCAAACCCTCCATCCGGGCTGACCCAGGCACCATGGTCGCCCAGGGGAGCCCGGTGACCATCTGGTGTCAGGGGTCTCTGATGGCAGATGTCTACCGTCTGTATAAAGAGAGGGGCTCTGTATACTGGGAGGCTAAGGCCCCTCAGGGCTCCAGGAACAAGGCCAGGTTCCACTTTGAATACACGAGCTCAAGTGATGCCGGGCAGTATCAGTGTGCATATCGCAGCAGGAACCGCTGGTCAGAGCGGAGTGGCCGCCTGCCCCTGGTGGTGACAG GAGTGTACAGGGCGCCTTCCCtgtctgcccagcccagccctgtggTGGCCGCAGGAGGCAGCGTGACCCTCACGTGCAGTTCACAGTGTGCAGCGGGCACGCTGCACCTGCTGAAGGAGGGAGGCGCTGACCTGCCCCGATACCAGACGTCGAGGAACTACGGGAACCAAGGGCGGGAAGAGGCTGTGTTCCCTGTGGGCCCCGTGACCAGCTCCCACGGGGGGACCTACAGGTGCTATGATGCTCCCAGCAACCTGCCCTATCTGTGGTCACGCCCCAGTGACCCTCTGCATCTCCAGGTCACAG GCCTGTCCAGGGCACCCTCCCTGTCCGCCCAGCCTGGTTCGCTTGTGCTCCCCGGAGACAACCTGACCCTCCGGTGTGGCTCAGAGGCCGGCTTTGGCAGCTTCGCTCTGACCAAGGACGAGCGGCTCAGCCCGCCCCTCCGCCTAGAAGGGCAGCAGGACCCCAACTTCCCCCTGGGCCGCGTGAGCTGCGCCCACGGGGGCCGGTACAGATGCTACAGCGGGCAGAACCTCTCCCACGCGTGGTCGGCCCCCAGCGCCCCCCTGGACATCCTGATCTCGAGTGAGGAGTCCCTGTCCCGGCCCAGGTCCCGAATGTCTGCTCAGGGCACTGGACCAGGGTTGGCCCTGGTGGTGACGGGTCCCGGGAGAGGGTCCTGGAGCAGAGGCCGAGGTGGGGCAGGGGCCTAG
- the LOC139029791 gene encoding leukocyte immunoglobulin-like receptor subfamily A member 6 isoform X2 produces the protein MRVSATTLTFTTLLCLRLCWGPGNQGQPEVLPKPSIRADPGTMVAQGSPVTIWCQGSLMADVYRLYKERGSVYWEAKAPQGSRNKARFHFEYTSSSDAGQYQCAYRSRNRWSERSGRLPLVVTGVYRAPSLSAQPSPVVAAGGSVTLTCSSQCAAGTLHLLKEGGADLPRYQTSRNYGNQGREEAVFPVGPVTSSHGGTYRCYDAPSNLPYLWSRPSDPLHLQVTGLSRAPSLSAQPGSLVLPGDNLTLRCGSEAGFGSFALTKDERLSPPLRLEGQQDPNFPLGRVSCAHGGRYRCYSGQNLSHAWSAPSAPLDILISSEESLSRPRSRMSAQGTGPGLALVVTGPGRGSWSRGRGGAGA, from the exons ATGAGAGTCAGCGCCACGACCCTGACCTTCACCACCCTTCTCTGCCTCA GGCTGTGCTGGGGCCCGGGGAACCAGGGACAGCCAG AGGTCCTCCCCAAACCCTCCATCCGGGCTGACCCAGGCACCATGGTCGCCCAGGGGAGCCCGGTGACCATCTGGTGTCAGGGGTCTCTGATGGCAGATGTCTACCGTCTGTATAAAGAGAGGGGCTCTGTATACTGGGAGGCTAAGGCCCCTCAGGGCTCCAGGAACAAGGCCAGGTTCCACTTTGAATACACGAGCTCAAGTGATGCCGGGCAGTATCAGTGTGCATATCGCAGCAGGAACCGCTGGTCAGAGCGGAGTGGCCGCCTGCCCCTGGTGGTGACAG GAGTGTACAGGGCGCCTTCCCtgtctgcccagcccagccctgtggTGGCCGCAGGAGGCAGCGTGACCCTCACGTGCAGTTCACAGTGTGCAGCGGGCACGCTGCACCTGCTGAAGGAGGGAGGCGCTGACCTGCCCCGATACCAGACGTCGAGGAACTACGGGAACCAAGGGCGGGAAGAGGCTGTGTTCCCTGTGGGCCCCGTGACCAGCTCCCACGGGGGGACCTACAGGTGCTATGATGCTCCCAGCAACCTGCCCTATCTGTGGTCACGCCCCAGTGACCCTCTGCATCTCCAGGTCACAG GCCTGTCCAGGGCACCCTCCCTGTCCGCCCAGCCTGGTTCGCTTGTGCTCCCCGGAGACAACCTGACCCTCCGGTGTGGCTCAGAGGCCGGCTTTGGCAGCTTCGCTCTGACCAAGGACGAGCGGCTCAGCCCGCCCCTCCGCCTAGAAGGGCAGCAGGACCCCAACTTCCCCCTGGGCCGCGTGAGCTGCGCCCACGGGGGCCGGTACAGATGCTACAGCGGGCAGAACCTCTCCCACGCGTGGTCGGCCCCCAGCGCCCCCCTGGACATCCTGATCTCGAGTGAGGAGTCCCTGTCCCGGCCCAGGTCCCGAATGTCTGCTCAGGGCACTGGACCAGGGTTGGCCCTGGTGGTGACGGGTCCCGGGAGAGGGTCCTGGAGCAGAGGCCGAGGTGGGGCAGGGGCCTAG
- the LOC139029975 gene encoding tetrapeptide repeat homeobox protein 2-like, whose translation MGPAKRQRRRRTVFNKEQLHVLEEHFVNDQYPSYRAREDLAARLNLEEYKVQVWFKNRRAKNARLKRLTQGPGQGPRSVPTDGGVPDAPAPGTASTPAAAAADSATPEGSGFRSPSQPSPAGRLSTPAPGGVPSQGRAGCAPAQGTQEDFPTAAPASTPGPTSAPTPDPCAASDSWPDSVVIFDFTDLLPLQEPSHEPPSVLFSEHQKGDDSADDSGPRQFLSL comes from the exons ATGG GACCCGCAAagaggcagcggcggcggcgcaCGGTGTTCAACAAAGAACAGTTACATGTGCTCGAGGAACACTTCGTAAACGACCAGTACCCGAGCTACCGGGCCCGCGAGGACCTGGCGGCCCGGCTCAACCTGGAGGAGTACAAGGTGCAG GTGTGGTTCAAGAACCGCCGGGCCAAAAACGCTAGGCTGAAGCGATTGACCCAGGGGCCTGGCCAGGGTCCCCGCAGCGTTCCCACCGACGGCGGAGTCCCCGACGCCCCCGCTCCCGGGACTGCCTCTACCCCTGCCGCCGCGGCtgcagactctgcgaccccagaggGCTCGGGTTTCCGCAGCCCCTCTCAGCCCAGCCCCGCTGGCAGGCTCAGCACACCAGCGCCCGGCGGCGTCCCCAGCCAAGGCCGGGCCGGGTGCGCCCCAGCGCAGGGCACCCAGGAGGACTTCCCTACGGCAGCTCCAGCCTCGACCCCAGGTCCAACTTCAGCCCCGACTCCAGACCCCTGCGCCGCCTCGGACTCCTGGCCAGACTCtgttgtcatctttgatttcacaGACCTCTTACCGCTCCAAGAACCCTCCCACGAACCTCCCTCCGTCTTGTTCTCAGAGCACCAAAAGGGAGATGACTCTGCGGATGACTCGGGCCCCCGGCAGTTTCTGAGTTTATAG